The region GTGAAGATCGACTTGCCGCCCGTCGCCTTGCCGTCGTCGCCCAGCGGCCCGGCGACCTGATAGCCGAAGCCGCGAATGGAATCGCCGCCGCCGGCATAGAAGCGCTTGTCCGCCGGCAAGGACAGGGTCGCGCCGCCGAAGGTCGCCCCGACCGAGCCGCGCAGGGCCAGCACATAGTCTTCCTCCCGGTCCAACGGCAGGTAGACCGAGGCCGTCGCCCGGCTGATGACGAAGGTACCGGCAGTGCCGGCCACGTCGTAATAGGGCGTCACCGAAAAGGTCAGGCGATGGCCCCGCGTCGGGTCCAGGGCATTGTTGGAAGTATCCTGGCGGGCAACCATGGGAATGCCGACCAGCGAGTAATCCTCGGTGCCGCCGGTATCGACGATATGGCTCTGCTCGAAGGTCAGGCCGCCCGAGAAGAACCATTGCGGCGAATAGCGCCATTCGAGGCCGCCGCCGATCAGCAGGGAGTCGATGTCGTAGGCGTCGAGCTGCTGCGACAGCGCCTTGACCTGGGCGACGAGGTCGACGCCGTGCCATTCGAAGTCGGGCTTGCGCGCCTTGGCTTCCAGGCTGTAGCCGTTCTGGGCGAAATCGCCCGTCACCCGCAGCGACTCGCGTCCGCCCAGCAGGTTGCGGTGTTCCCAGAACACGCGCACGCCGGCGCCCTCGCTGGTCGAATAGCGCAGGCCGCCGCCGATGGTCCGCGGCTTGCCTTCCTCCAACTTGATCGAGATCGGCGCGGCGCCGTCCGCCGCCGGGCGGTCGAGATCGATCGTGACGGTGCGGAACAGGCCGGTCTCGACGAAGGCGCGGCGGGTCTCCTCGACCTCGTCCATGTTGACCGTGTCGCCTTCCTTCCAGGTGACCAGCATCCGCGCCGGCTTGTCCTTCAGCCGCTCCAGCCCCTCGAACCGCACCGGGCCATAGGTCACCAGCGGACCGTAGTCGATCGCCCAGGTGACGTTCACCACGCGCGCCGCCCGGTCCAGCACGGCGTCGCGCCGGGCCACCTTGGCAAAGGGACGGCCGCGGCGGCCCAGGTCGGCGAGGATCGTCCCCTCGGTATCGAGCACCGCCTGGGCGGTGTAGGGCTGGCCCGGCTTCAGCGCCATAAAAAGGGTATTGGGCGACAGGGCGGGGCCCAGCGGCACGCCGCCGGGATCGGTCAGGGTGACGGCGCCGACCTCGTAGCGGCTGCCCGCCTCGACCCGGATCTTCACCGGCACCGGGGCCTGCTCCTCGCCCAGTTCGACATCGACCGCGGCATCGTAATAGCCGTAGGCGTTGAGAATCTGCCGGATCCGCTCGACATCGCCGCGAACCCGGGCCCGCAGGGCGGTGACGCTGGGCGGCGGCTTGTCGCCCAAGGTGATCAACTCGCTGGTTTCGCCGAACAGGGACTTTGTCGTGTCGTCGGGCAGGCCGCTCAGGTCGAGCTTATAGGGGACGTCGGCCCGGGCGGGGGCCACGGCGAGCGCAAGCGCGGCAACCAGCAACGCCAGCACACCACCCCTGCGGCGGCCGGTGGCCGCCAAGGCTTTCACGCGGAACCGCATTCCGCTAGCGTCCCCTCATCATGCGCAACACCTCTTCCGCCCCGTTGGGTTGGTATCGCCTGGCTTGGCCGATACTCAGGCACCTCGATCCCGAAACCGCCCACGGCCTGGCCCTGGGGGCCTTGCGCCGGGGCTTGCTGCCGCCTTGCGGGCGTGCCGACCCGGCTCGTCTTCGCGTCACCGCGATGGGCATCGCCTTCGCGAATCCGGTCGGCCTGGCCGCCGGCTTCGACAAGAATGCCCTGGCAGCGGACCGCGTGTCTCGCCTGGGATTCGGTTTTGCCGAAATGGGCGGCGTCACCCCCAGGCCGCAGGCGGGCAATCCTCGCCCCAGACTGTTTCGCCTGGATGACGACCTGGCGGCGATCAACCGCATGGGCTTCAACAATGACGGCGAAGCGGCGATTGCCGCGCGCGTGCGGGCGCGGCGCCGGCCGGGCTTGCCCCTGGGGGTGAACCTGGCCAGCAATACCGAGTCGGAGGCGCCGGCCGAGGATTTCGTTCGCCTGGTCCACACCTTCGCCCCCATCGCGGATTATTTGACGATCGACGTCTCGTGTCCCAACACCAGGAACGGCAGGCTGTTCCAGGATCCGGCGCGGCTGGACGATCTGCTGCGGCGCCTGCTCGAGGCGCGCGGCAGCCTGCGCACGCCGATGCTGGTCAAGCTCGCCTCGGACCTGTCACAGGCCGAGGCCCTGGCAATCGCCGAGGTCACCGTCCGCCACGGGCTGGCGGGCCTGGTGATCGCCAATACCAGCGCCGCCCGGCCCGACAGCCTGACGTCGCCCAAGAAGGCGGAACGCGGCGGCTTGTCCGGCCGGCCGATCTTCGAGGCCTCGACCGCCCTGCTTGCCGCCGTGCGCCGCAGCGTCGGCCCGGCCCCGTCCTGGTCGGGGTCGGCGGGGTGTTCAGCGGCGCGGATGCCTATGCCAAGATCAGGGCCGGGGCCAACCTGCTCCAGCTCTATACCGCGCTGGTCTTCCGCGGCCCGCCGGTGGTCGCCGCGATCAAGCAGGAACTGGCCGCCTGCCTGGAGCGCGACGGCTTTGCTAGCGTTGCCGACGCGGTCGGCGACGGGGCGGCTACATCGCCGTGAGCTTGCCGCCCTTCCAGACATAGTAGACCACGCCCGGCTTGGTCAGGTCGCCCTTGGCATCGAAGGCGACATCGCCGATGACGGTGGGGAAGCTGTGGGAATGGATCGTCGTCGCCAGGCCGGCACCGTCGATCGCCGCGGCCGGATCCGGCTTCAGCAGCGGGCCCAGGGCGGCCGAGAGCACCTGCGCCGCCGCAAAGGTGGTCAGGACATAACCCGAAGGGTCGTGACCGGCCTGGGTCAGCCGCTCGATCGCCTTGGCGGCGGTGGGATAGTCCAGCGGGTTGCGGGCAAAGGTGATGATGGTGCCATCGGCAGCGGCGCCAGCCGCCTTGGCATAGTCGGGGCTGGCCAGGGCGTCCGGGCCTAGGATGGTCGCGGTCACGCCCGCCTCGCGCAGGGCCTTGACGAAGCTGCCCGCCGTCGCCGGCTCGGCCGCCACGAAGACCACACCCAGGCCGGCGCTGCGCGCCTTGGCGGCGGCCTGCTTGGGCGACAGGGCCGGCCCCAGCACCAGGTCGGCCGCCGCGTCGCCCAGTTCGAGCTTGGCCAGGCCGGCCTTGAACAGAAGGCTCAACTGCTGGCCATAGAGGGTGCCGTCGCGGACCACGCCGAATTTCTTGCCGGGCAGGGTCTGCTTGATCAGGGCGGCGGCGATCAGGCCCTGGTAGTCGTCGCGCCAGACGCTGCGGAAGATGCCGGTTCCCTGGCCGGCCGCGCCGTCGGTCAGGCGCGGATCGGTCGAACCCGGCGTCACCATCACCACCTGGGCCGGGGCATAGATGGCATAGGCCGCCTGGCTGGCCGCCGAGCAGAAATGGCCGATCACGGCCACGACCTTCTCGGCCACCAGGTCGGCCGCCGCGGCGCGCGCCCGGTCGGGATCGCAGCCGTCGTCCTTCTCGATCAGGGTGACCTTGCGCCCCTCGACACCGCCGTTGGTATTGATCACCTCGACCGCGAAGCGGGCACCGATCTGCATCTGCTGGCCGAACGCTGCCTGCGGCCCGGTAAAGGGCCCCGCCAGGCCGATGACGAGAGGGGGCAAGTCGGCGGCGGGCGGGGTGGTGGCGGCCGTGCCGGCGCCGGCGGTATTGCCCGGTGCCGCCTGGCGCATCACGCTCTGGGTCCAGAACCACGCCGCCACGGCGGCCAGCACGAGCACGGCAACAAGAACCAGCACCAGCTTCCGCATTACCCGTGCTCCTGCGAGGAGAATACTTCCGGCACGCTAGTCAGCCCCCCGATTCGACGCAACCGCGACTGGCCCCAACCCGCCGGCTTCTGCCCTATTGCCAAACAAAAGGCCCGGCGGTTTCCCGCCGGGCCTTGCATTCAGCTGTCGAGAGGCCGCTTACGGCTTCTCGGCGTAGGCGCCCTTGGACCAGATGTACATGACGTATTCCGGATCCTTGACGTCGCCCTTGGCATCGAAGCCCAGGGTGCCGAGGACGGTCGGGAAGGTGTTCGCGCGGATGTATTCCGACACTTTCTTGGTGTCGACGCCGCCCGAAGCCTTCACGGCACCGGCGAAGACCTGGATCGCCGCGTAGGTGTAGAGGGTGTAACCTTCAGGGTCGTAGCCGGCCGCCTTGAACTTGGCCACCACGTCCTTGGCGGTGTCCTTGTTGCGCGGGTCGGGTGCGAAGGTGAAGAGGAAGCCCTCGCCTGCCTCGCCGGCGATCGACCAGAACTCGGCAGTGTTCTGCGCATCGCCCGAGATGAAGGTCGCCTTCAGGCCCTGTTCGGCCGACTGGCGGATGATCAGGCCCGCCTCGGTGTGGTAGCCGCCGATGTAGACGACTTCGACGCCCGCGGCCTTCAGCTTGGAAACCAGGGCCGAGAAGTCCTTGTCGCCCTGGGTATAGGCTTCGTAGACGGCCGGCGGGGCGCCCAGTGCTTCGAGGCCCTTCTTGGTCTCGTCCGCCAGGCCCTTGCCGTAGGCCGACTTGTCGTGCAGGACGGCGACCTTCTTGCCCTTGAAGTTGGTCACGATGTACTTGGACGCGGTGGCGCCCTGGTAATCGTCACGGCCGCAGGTGCGGAAGATGTTGGTCCAGCCCTTGACGGCGGCCTCGTCGGTCAGCGCCGGGTTGGTCGAGGCGGGCGACATCTGCAGCACGTTGTTCTCGTTGTACACGGCCGAGGCCGGGATCGACGAGGACGAGCAGAAATGGCCGGCCACGAAGACCACGCCCTTGTTCACCAGGTCGTTGGCGACCGCCACGGCCTGCTTCGGGTCGCAGGCGTCGTCGCCGACTTCGAGCTTCAGTTTTTGGCCATTGACGCCGCCGGCGGCGTTGATGTCGGCAACCGCCTGTTCGGCACCGCGCTTCATCTGCTCGCCGAAGGCTGCATACTGGCCGGTCATCGGACCCGCGGTCGCGATGGTAATGTCAGCATAGGCGGCACCGGCCACCGTCAGGCTGGCGAACAGGGCAACGGCTGCGAGCCCGGTTTTGAGCTGCTTCATGCGATCCTCCGATATTCTCCCCCGACGCGCCCCCGGGCCGACATGGCTGGCGAGTGACACGCCGCGAGGCAAGAGCCTAGACACAACAACACGGGGCACGCAACGGGGCGCATGCTCGAATCATGACAAGGCCTGATCATTCAGGCGATCGATCGCGCCAGCCCAGCGGCCCCGCCGGCTCGTAGAGCCAGGGATACTGGCGAACCATCTTGGCCGCCAGCGTCAGCCGATGGCCCAGCACGGCATAGCCCGACAGGATCAGGCCGTCGAGCAGATAGCCCTGCAACGACCACAGATGACCCGAGAACAGGCCCCAGTGCAGGAAGCGGTCGAATACCGCAACGCCGAAACCGGCCGCGACCGCCATCCAGGTGGGGCGCCAGCCCTCGGCCACGCCCTGCCCGGCCAGGAAGCTGCACAGGCCGAACAGGCCCAGGGTCAGGCCGATGAAGGGGCCCAGCGTGGTGTCAAAGATCTCTTCCATCAGTGGGCCCCCTCGAGATAGGCGGCGCGAACTTCCTCGTTGCCCAGCAATTCGGCGGATGTCCCGCCCAGTTGCACCTTGCCGCTGGCCAGCACGTAGCCCCGGTGGGCAAGCTTCAAGGCATGATAGGCATTCTGCTCGACCAGGAACACCGTGACCCTCTGGGTTGCGTTGATCTCGCGGATCACCTGGAAGATCTGGCGCACGATCAACGGCGCCAGGCCCAGCGACGGCTCGTCGAGGAGAAGCAGGCGCGGCCGGCTCATCAGGGCGCGGGCGATCGCCAGCATCTGCTGCTCGCCGCCCGACAGCGTGCCGCCGCGCTGGTTCTGGCGTTCCTCCAGGCGCGGGAACATCTTGTAGACACGGCCCAGGTCTTCGTCGAAGAAGCGCGGATCGGTCACCACCGCGCCCATCTTCAGGTTCTCCAGCACGGTCATGCGGGCGAAGATGCGACGCCCCTCGGGGCTTTGCGCGATGCCTAGGCGCATGATCTGGTGCGTGGGCAGGCCGGTGATGTCCTGGCCTTCGAAGGTGATGCGGCCGGCGCTGGGCTTGGGCTTGCCGCACATCGACATGAGCAGGGTCGACTTGCCGGCGCCGTTGGCCCCGATCAAGGTGACGATCTCGCCCTCGTAGATCTCGACGTCGACCCCTTTCAGCGCCTCGATCGCGCCATAGGACGCGCGCAGGCCCTCGATTTTCAGCATCGGCGGGACGGCACTCATGACGCCACCTCGTCGGGCTCGGGCTCGCCCAGATAGGCGCGGATGACGTCCGGGTTGGCGCGGATCTCGGCCGGGTCGCCTTCGGCGATCTTGCGGCCGTAGTCCAGCACGACGATGTGGTCCGAAATGCCCATGACCACGCTCATGTCGTGTTCGATCAGCAAGATCCCTGCCTTGGATTCGTCGCGGATATAAAGCAGCAGGGCATTGAGTTCCGCCGACTCCCGCGGGTTGAGGCCGGCCGCCGGCTCGTCCAGGCACAGCAGCGCCGGGTCGGTGCACATGGCGCGGGCGATCTCCAGCCGGCGCTGATCGCCGTAAGGCAGCGAGCCGGCCGGTTCGTCGGCCCGCGCGAGCAACCGGGTACGGTCCAGCCAGAACCGCGCCTTCTCAACCGCGTCGCGCTCGGCATGGCCATAGCCGGGCCAGCCGACCAGGCCCAGCAGGCTGTAGCCGCTGGCCAGCATCAGGCGGTTGTGCTGGGCCACCAGCAGGTTTTCCAGCACCGACATGCCGGCGAACAGGCGGATGTTCTGGAAGGTGCGCGCAACACCGGCGTGGCGGGTGATGCGGAAGTCGTCCAGCCGCTCCAAGAGCAGCGCCTTGTGCCCGCCGGGCCGGGTCAGGGTGAGGCGGCCGACGGTGGGCTTGTAGAAGCCGGTCAGGCAGTTGAAGACCGTGGTCTTGCCCGCCCCGTTGGGGCCGATCACCGCGGTGATCTGGCCCGACTGGGCCGCGAAGGACACGTCGTTGATCGCAACCAGGCCGCCGAAACGCATGGTCAGGTGTTCGACCTGCAGCAGGGGCGCACCGGTCATGGCCGCGCCCCTCCCCGCTTGTGCAGGAAGATGGTCGGGTCGCGGTGGGAGAGCAGGCCGCGCGGCCGCCAGACCATGATCAGCACCATCCCTAAGCCGAACACCAGCATGCGGTATTCGGCCAGGCCGCGGAACGCCTCGGTCAGGCCGATGACCAGCAGGGCCGCCAGGGCGACGCCCAACTGGCTGCCCATGCCGCCCAGCACCACGATCGCCAGGATCATCGCGGATTCGGTGAAGGTGAAGCTTTCCGGCGAGACGAAGCTCTGGGTCGTGGCGAAGAACGCGCCGGCGAAGCCCGCGAACATCGCGCCGATGGCAAAGGCGGTCAGCTTGGTATTGGTCGGGTTTATCCCTAACGCCCGGCAGGCGATCTCGTCCTCGCGCAGGGCTTCCCAGGCGCGGCCCACCGGCAGGCGCCGGATGCGGATGGTGAAGAGGTTCACCACGAGGGCCAGCACCAGGATCAGGTAGAAGAAGAAGATCGAGCGGTGCAACGGCGAAAATTCCAGCCCGAACAGTTGATGGAACGCTGTTACCCCCTCGGGCGCATTGCGGGAGAAGGGATAGCCGAAGAAATTCAGCCGCGGGATCGAGCCGATGCCGTTGGGCCCGCCCGAAAAGCTGGACCAGTTCAGCAGCACGATGCGGATGATCTCGCCAAAGCCGAGTGTCACGATGGCCAGATAGTCGCCGCGCAGGCGCAGCACCGGGAAGCCCAGCAGGACGCCGAAACTGGCCGCCAGCAGGCCCGAGATCGGCAGCGCCTCCCAGAAGTCGAAGCCATAGGTCTTGGACAGGATGGCATAGGTATAGGCCCCGACCGCGTAGAAGGCGACGTAACCCAGGTCGAGCAGGCCGGCCAGCCCGACCACGATGTTCAGGCCCCAGGCCAGCATCATGTAGGTGAGCACGCGGATCGCGGTGTCGAGGATATAGCTGTTGGCAAAGGGCATCATCGGCAGCAGCACCGCGCCGACCAGCAAGGCGGCGCCCAGGCCCCGGCTCACCAGGCGGCGCAGGCGCGCGGCCCGCAGGTCGTCGTCGTCGCGCGCGGCAACCACCACCGCACCGCGCTGGGCGCGCACGATGGCCAGCGTCCCGCGCAGGGCCAGGGCCGCCCCGGCGGCGATGGCCAGCACCCGCAGCAATTCGCCAGGCCAAGGCACGACGAAGCCGGCGACCAGCAGGGCAGCCGCCAGGCCCAGCGACGGCACGGTCATGCCCCGTTCGCCCAGCGCCAGGCCCAGCCTGGCGAAGAACAGCAGGACGATGGCCAGCGCCACATCCGAGAAGCGGAAGTTCAGGGTCAGGGCACCCCCTTGGTCCACCGTCTGCAGGCCGACAATGGGGCCGGCCAGCGCCATGCCGACAAGGGCAACCAGGGCCGCGTCCTTCAGCGCGGCAAGCAAGGGGGTGGCGGGCGCGGCGGCGGCGGTCATGGCGGGATCGGCAACCGTCATGATCACACCTTCTCGATCTCGGGCCGGCCGAGCAGGCCGCTGGGCCTGAAGATCAGCACGAAGACCAGGATCGTGAACGCCGCCACATCCTTGTATTCGACCGAGAAGTAGGCCGACCAGAGCGCCTCGATCAGGCCGATCAGCAGGCCGCCCAGCACCGCGCCCGGCAGCGAGCCGATGCCGCCCAGCACCGCCGCGGTGAAGGCTTTGATGCCGGCCAGGAAGCCGATGTAGAAGTCGATGACGCCGTAGTAGAGGGTCACCATCAGGCCCGCGACCGCGGCCAGCGACGCCCCCATGACGAAGGTCATGGAAATGGTGCGGTCGACATCGACCCCGATCAGCGAGGCCATGGTGCGATCCTGCTCGCAGGCCCGCTGGGCCCGCCCCAGGGTG is a window of Oleomonas cavernae DNA encoding:
- a CDS encoding autotransporter assembly complex protein TamA, whose protein sequence is MKALAATGRRRGGVLALLVAALALAVAPARADVPYKLDLSGLPDDTTKSLFGETSELITLGDKPPPSVTALRARVRGDVERIRQILNAYGYYDAAVDVELGEEQAPVPVKIRVEAGSRYEVGAVTLTDPGGVPLGPALSPNTLFMALKPGQPYTAQAVLDTEGTILADLGRRGRPFAKVARRDAVLDRAARVVNVTWAIDYGPLVTYGPVRFEGLERLKDKPARMLVTWKEGDTVNMDEVEETRRAFVETGLFRTVTIDLDRPAADGAAPISIKLEEGKPRTIGGGLRYSTSEGAGVRVFWEHRNLLGGRESLRVTGDFAQNGYSLEAKARKPDFEWHGVDLVAQVKALSQQLDAYDIDSLLIGGGLEWRYSPQWFFSGGLTFEQSHIVDTGGTEDYSLVGIPMVARQDTSNNALDPTRGHRLTFSVTPYYDVAGTAGTFVISRATASVYLPLDREEDYVLALRGSVGATFGGATLSLPADKRFYAGGGDSIRGFGYQVAGPLGDDGKATGGKSIFTGGIEMRWRVTPEIGIVPFFDFGSVYEESTPDFGADLFGGAGLGLRYLSPIGPLRLDVATPVIGQRDSDDIVQIYISIGQAF
- a CDS encoding branched-chain amino acid ABC transporter substrate-binding protein, with product MRKLVLVLVAVLVLAAVAAWFWTQSVMRQAAPGNTAGAGTAATTPPAADLPPLVIGLAGPFTGPQAAFGQQMQIGARFAVEVINTNGGVEGRKVTLIEKDDGCDPDRARAAAADLVAEKVVAVIGHFCSAASQAAYAIYAPAQVVMVTPGSTDPRLTDGAAGQGTGIFRSVWRDDYQGLIAAALIKQTLPGKKFGVVRDGTLYGQQLSLLFKAGLAKLELGDAAADLVLGPALSPKQAAAKARSAGLGVVFVAAEPATAGSFVKALREAGVTATILGPDALASPDYAKAAGAAADGTIITFARNPLDYPTAAKAIERLTQAGHDPSGYVLTTFAAAQVLSAALGPLLKPDPAAAIDGAGLATTIHSHSFPTVIGDVAFDAKGDLTKPGVVYYVWKGGKLTAM
- a CDS encoding branched-chain amino acid ABC transporter substrate-binding protein — encoded protein: MKQLKTGLAAVALFASLTVAGAAYADITIATAGPMTGQYAAFGEQMKRGAEQAVADINAAGGVNGQKLKLEVGDDACDPKQAVAVANDLVNKGVVFVAGHFCSSSSIPASAVYNENNVLQMSPASTNPALTDEAAVKGWTNIFRTCGRDDYQGATASKYIVTNFKGKKVAVLHDKSAYGKGLADETKKGLEALGAPPAVYEAYTQGDKDFSALVSKLKAAGVEVVYIGGYHTEAGLIIRQSAEQGLKATFISGDAQNTAEFWSIAGEAGEGFLFTFAPDPRNKDTAKDVVAKFKAAGYDPEGYTLYTYAAIQVFAGAVKASGGVDTKKVSEYIRANTFPTVLGTLGFDAKGDVKDPEYVMYIWSKGAYAEKP
- a CDS encoding DUF6867 family protein; translation: MEEIFDTTLGPFIGLTLGLFGLCSFLAGQGVAEGWRPTWMAVAAGFGVAVFDRFLHWGLFSGHLWSLQGYLLDGLILSGYAVLGHRLTLAAKMVRQYPWLYEPAGPLGWRDRSPE
- a CDS encoding ABC transporter ATP-binding protein, with product MSAVPPMLKIEGLRASYGAIEALKGVDVEIYEGEIVTLIGANGAGKSTLLMSMCGKPKPSAGRITFEGQDITGLPTHQIMRLGIAQSPEGRRIFARMTVLENLKMGAVVTDPRFFDEDLGRVYKMFPRLEERQNQRGGTLSGGEQQMLAIARALMSRPRLLLLDEPSLGLAPLIVRQIFQVIREINATQRVTVFLVEQNAYHALKLAHRGYVLASGKVQLGGTSAELLGNEEVRAAYLEGAH
- a CDS encoding ABC transporter ATP-binding protein; translated protein: MTGAPLLQVEHLTMRFGGLVAINDVSFAAQSGQITAVIGPNGAGKTTVFNCLTGFYKPTVGRLTLTRPGGHKALLLERLDDFRITRHAGVARTFQNIRLFAGMSVLENLLVAQHNRLMLASGYSLLGLVGWPGYGHAERDAVEKARFWLDRTRLLARADEPAGSLPYGDQRRLEIARAMCTDPALLCLDEPAAGLNPRESAELNALLLYIRDESKAGILLIEHDMSVVMGISDHIVVLDYGRKIAEGDPAEIRANPDVIRAYLGEPEPDEVAS
- the livM gene encoding high-affinity branched-chain amino acid ABC transporter permease LivM: MTVADPAMTAAAAPATPLLAALKDAALVALVGMALAGPIVGLQTVDQGGALTLNFRFSDVALAIVLLFFARLGLALGERGMTVPSLGLAAALLVAGFVVPWPGELLRVLAIAAGAALALRGTLAIVRAQRGAVVVAARDDDDLRAARLRRLVSRGLGAALLVGAVLLPMMPFANSYILDTAIRVLTYMMLAWGLNIVVGLAGLLDLGYVAFYAVGAYTYAILSKTYGFDFWEALPISGLLAASFGVLLGFPVLRLRGDYLAIVTLGFGEIIRIVLLNWSSFSGGPNGIGSIPRLNFFGYPFSRNAPEGVTAFHQLFGLEFSPLHRSIFFFYLILVLALVVNLFTIRIRRLPVGRAWEALREDEIACRALGINPTNTKLTAFAIGAMFAGFAGAFFATTQSFVSPESFTFTESAMILAIVVLGGMGSQLGVALAALLVIGLTEAFRGLAEYRMLVFGLGMVLIMVWRPRGLLSHRDPTIFLHKRGGARP